One window from the genome of Balaenoptera musculus isolate JJ_BM4_2016_0621 chromosome 3, mBalMus1.pri.v3, whole genome shotgun sequence encodes:
- the GRPEL2 gene encoding grpE protein homolog 2, mitochondrial gives MAVRFLWAVRRRMQPLLASSGASDGRGWLHPFSTATQRTAGEDCNSEDPPDELGPSLAERALKLKAVKLEKEVQDLTVRYQRAIADGENIRRRTQRCVEDAKIFGIQSFCKDLVEVADILEKTTECISEETEPGDQKLTLEKIFRGLSLLETKLKSVFAKHGLEKMTPIGDKYDPHEHELICHVPAGVGVQPGTVALVRQDGYKLHGRTIRLAQVEVAVESQRRL, from the exons ATGGCCGTCAGGTTCCTGTGGGCGGTCCGGCGGCGGATGCAGCCCCTCCTGGCCTCGAGTGGCGCGTCAGATGGCAG GGGATGGCTGCATCCTTTCAGCACTGCCACCCAGAGAACCGCTGGTGAAGACTGCAATTCTGAGGACCCTCCTGATGAACTTGGGCCCTCTCTTGCAGAACGAGCCTTAAAGCTAAAAGCTGTTAAACTGGAGAAGGAAGTCCAGGATTTAACA GTGAGATACCAGAGAGCTATAGCTGATGGTGAAAATATAAGAAGGCGAACCCAGAGATGTGTAGAAGATGCCAAGATATTTG GAATTCAGAGTTTCTGTAAGGATTTGGTGGAGGTGGCAGACATTTTGGAGAAGACTACAGAGTGTATTTCTGAAGAAACAGAGCCTGGGGACCAGAAGCTCACTCTGGAGAAGATCTTCCGAGGCTTGTCACTTTTAGAAACAAAGCTGAAAAGCGTGTTTGCCAAACATGGCCTGGAGAAGATGACACCCATTGGTGACAAATATGACCCTCATGAGCATGAACTCATCTGTCATGTGCCAGCTGGTGTTGGGGTGCAGCCTGGCACTGTGGCATTAGTAAGGCAGGATGGCTACAAGCTTCATGGCCGCACCATTAGACTCGCCCAGGTGGAAGTGGCAGTGGAGTCTCAGAGAAGACTATGA